The genomic stretch GCACCAGATATTCTACATTTGTTCCTAAAGTGTAAGTAATAGTCGATCGAACTGTATCGTTCCCCTGACTTGACGATTCTACGACTTGATCTCCTATGGCATCTACATAGTAAGTATCATTTTCCGTACCACCAATCATGGAATCATTGCCAATACCACCAGTGAGAGTATCATTACCACCTAAACCTATTAAAGTATCATTCCCGTCAACACCATTAAGACGATTATTACCACTATTACCGAGTATAACGTTATTACCAGTATTACCTGTCCCATTTATATCTCCTATACCCGTGAGAGTGAGATTTTCCACATTAGGGGGTAAAGTGGTGGTAACAGAAGCGGAAAGAGTATCTGTAATAGTCGTTGTGGACACAGCATTCCCTAAAGTTCCATTCGCAGGATTCGTTAATGTTAAGGTAAAGTTCTCATCAGGTTCATTTAAAAAATCATTTAAAATGGGAATGTCAATAGTTTTAGTTATTTCTCCGGGAGAAAAAGTCAAAATTCCGCTAGTTTGCGTATAGTCTAAACCGTCAGAGGCACTTCCATTGGCAGTAAAATATTCAACAATCACCGTCTCAGTAGTCACAGAAGAAAGACTAACTGTGTAAGAGACATTTTGAGGATTCGTAAAACCTTCTACCACCGTTTGACTTTCACTAAGGTTTATTATAGGTATGATCGGTTGAACTTCAAATATTAAAGACCAACCACTAATAAAACCATCATCCTCTGAAGGAAAATCATCAACTACATACAAACTCCATATACCGTTGGGATCAGTCTCAAAAAATGTACCTAAGTTTGTACCATGATCTCCAGAAGGGGCTGGGGTGGGGAAAGGATCAATAACTCCTTCCGTTTCATCCAATCCGACTAAATTGTTAGGTTGATAAGTGCCATCGACTCCCACATTTGTGTCATCAATAGGGGTGAGGGCATTAGCATCAAAGTTAAAGGTGACACCATCTATAGAAGTCCCTTCTCCTATATCCGACATTAAAATTGTAGTTGCTCCTGTAGGTCCTACTAATAAAATATCTAAATCTCCTGCCCAAGTATGACTAACACTATTAAGTACTACGACAATATTGCTAATTGTACCTTCAACACTAGAGACATTAATCGAAGAAGGATAGGGATTTGTTCCATTACTGTCAATAATGATGGAAGTGTTGTTAGTGAAAATCAAAGTATCATTATCCGTGATGGTTGCTGTGGCGGTATTACTACCTACAAGTATATAGTCTAGCGGTGTTTCGATCGAAGCAATAATGGTTTCATCCAGATCAGGGTCGGAATCATCGATGGTGGGTAGAATAATTGTAGCGGTAGTTGCATCGGGAGCAAAATTAACTGTACCTATTGTATCACCTGCGTAATCTAACCCCGATGTGGCACTCCCCGTCAGAGTATAATTAACAGTTAATGCACCACTGACATCTCCCCCACGAGTGATAGTAAAGACAGTGTTAGTCAGTCCAGTTTCTGTACCATCAGTCGTTTTGTCGATCGAAATAGTATTCGCACCTTGAGGTAGAAATGTTCCCGATAAAGAATATTGCCCTAAACTACCATAATCGGTATAACCTGTCGGGGTGCTTGAGAGGGGATTACCCGTGCCAACACCATCAATATGAAGAAAATATTGTCCAGCACTCAAAAATAAATCAGTAAAACTAGCGGATAAAGCATCTAGGGGATTAGATTGAGCAATTAAACTTCCAGCACTGTTATAAATTCCCGCCCAGATGTCCAAATTAGGTCCATAGGAATCTAAATATTCGGTAGTAAAACCGCCTAAACCATCGGAAATCAAAGCTCGTGAGGAAGGAAAAATATTAAAATTAATAGTGCCGGTAGTAATATTAAAAGAAAATATATCGATGTCCGTGTTTCTTTCAATAATGCCAAAACTGTTTAAATTATTAGAAGCTAATCCTGTAGCAGTATCATTAATGTTACCATGATCATCAATACGATAATCGAATCCATTATTTGTGGTGATGATGGTTAAATCATCTTCTGTCCGATTACCATTATAGTATTCACTGGCTTTTGTCCACTGAGTGACATTATCATCAACTCCCTCTGCAAAACCTGCTCCCATAATAGGTGCCCAACTTGTTTCTCCTGTACCATGACCACCATAATATTCAGTGCTAGGAGTTTGTCCATCATGATCTAATCCTAAAGTATGACCAACTTCATGGCTAATAGTTTCTCCCCCGGCATAAGCACCACCATTGAAAACTAAAGCAACTTCATCAAAATCTGAATTGAAGGTATCCAAATAGGCTGTTCCCCCTCCACCTGCGTTGATAATGGGGTTTCCTGTATCCAAATTTAAGTTATCCGTCATCACAGCTCGAATACCCCAGCGAGTGTCACCACCACCAGTATTAATTAAATCTCCTAAGTCCGTAGGTTCTTCCGTCGTTACATTTATATTAAAAGGGGCAAAATCTTCGGCTACTCTTTGCCACATTAACTGCATTTCTTCCAATTCAGTATTACTAAAAGAATTAGGATCACCGTCACTGTTATAGCTTCCCAATGTTAAAGAGCCACCATCTTCCCATACACTGCTATTCTTGAAATAACCGTTAAAGTCCAAATAAATCGTGTGATTCGCATTTGGATTACTATGGAGTTTAAATGTATTTCCAAATGCTGTAGGTGCTTGATTACTTAAAATTGCGGATTCTTTTTCCTGAGATTGTTCAACGTAAGGTATAAAGCAAGAGCCACATTCACATATTAGGGTATGAGAATTTGCTTCTCGATTAATAGATTCTAAGCCTTTATTTAAAGAAATTAGTGGAGAGTTTTCTGGTGTCGATAATAAAGTAGAAGAATTAGACACTGCTTCGACTACTATTGATTTAATTTCTTCTACAGAGTTTTCTTCAAAAAAACTTTTTGCAAAAAATATATAATTATCTTCCTCATCATAAAAAATATGATTATTTTCTAAGGCTTTATCTTCTACGATCGAAATTTTTGTAGAGGTAATTTCATCTGTTTTTCTGTCTGGAATTTCCCAAGTCTTAATCTGATTTAATTTGTCTTGATTATCTTGACTAAATTCGATGGGATCTAGAATATAATTCTGTAAATCAAACTCGATCGAAAGTTCTGTTTCAATAGCTTCTGGAATAGTCAAATTTAGGTTATTCATAGCAATATTAGAGTAAGATATAAGATTGTAAACTTGGTTAATAATATTCAAAACTTAAGCAAAACAGTTCTTTAACCCTTAATTTTTGCTTAAAACACTATGACTAAAAATAGGGAAATTTCATAAAAGTTCGTAAGTCTTTACGATAGAAGGATTTGATTTTACAACACAAAAAAAACCTTGCTAAAAGAAAGTTTTGAAAGTGGAAATAATTTCAACTATTCTTTTTCTTACTGTGATATTTATAAAATTTTGCTATAGATCTCGAAATCAAGATAAGGAAATTCTAACTAAATTTCTTTTTTTTTTTTAATTTCAATCACAATCGTCATAAAAATTTACATAAAATAACACAATACTTAAAGATTTTTAAGAAGTTAGAGCCTGTTATCAATTAAGCCAAATTGCGATCGCTTAGTACAGTTATTTGTAACTTAAAACTTCTTAGGTAATCCAGCTTATTTACAAATTTGATTTACTGTAATGCGATCGAAAATTTTATGCCTTCTCACAGGAATTATTTTGTTATTATTAGTATAAATGGAATGATTACCACCTTCTCTTAAAAGATAAAAACTTTTAATTTCCAAATATTTGATCCAGTCTTTTCTCGTTGCCAACATTAAGCAACTTCAAGTGATAAAATTTCAATCACATCAGTATTGATAGGACTAACAAAATTACAAATTTAGATTCGTCAATAAGTTGAAAGTATGTTCAAAAACGTTATAGTCAAAAGTCCATCACCAAATGCTGATTCCATCAAACCTACAGTTTCTGATTGTCAACAAATCCTTGGACAACTTAATACAGGTAATTTTTATAGAAGGGTTTCACCTCAAAAAAATATCCAAAACATTATTTCTCAAAGTCAACAACAGTTCCTTAATCAAAACCGACATCTAACTCCATATAATTGTCATAGCATTTCAAAGATAGTACAAAAAAACTACTCTAACCTAGGCTACAGACAAGTTTCTGGTTATTTAATCAAATCCAACATTGAGATCAACTTTAAGGAAAACAACTCGACATCAATTTCTAACCCCCCATATTTTGTTTATCATCCCGACACTAGAAATGTTGGAACTTGGTTACACCATCATTCTGTGGTTTGTGATAATCAAAGTAATTATATTGAATGTTTACCAGAAGACTGGTATCCAATTAATGAATTTCTTTTTATACCCCATCAATCTGGAATAAAAGGTTATTTTCTTGAAGCAGAATGATCATCTGTACGTTTGGTTAAGGCAGGAAAACCAACATTATTCATTTTGAACAAATAAGTATAGGCACTCTTTTATAAGCAGGAGTTTCTGCTAAATTGTCAATGTGTGCCTTAAATAAAACATTCGCTTCAGGATAAAACATAAACGCACTACCCTGTAAAATATTCCCTGCAATAATTTCAATATTATTTAACTCTCCTGCATCGCCCTTGACTTTTACCCGTTGATTCTCCACAAAACCACCCTTTTTAATATCCTCACGATTCATCAAAATACA from Geminocystis sp. NIES-3709 encodes the following:
- a CDS encoding Calx-beta domain-containing protein is translated as MNNLNLTIPEAIETELSIEFDLQNYILDPIEFSQDNQDKLNQIKTWEIPDRKTDEITSTKISIVEDKALENNHIFYDEEDNYIFFAKSFFEENSVEEIKSIVVEAVSNSSTLLSTPENSPLISLNKGLESINREANSHTLICECGSCFIPYVEQSQEKESAILSNQAPTAFGNTFKLHSNPNANHTIYLDFNGYFKNSSVWEDGGSLTLGSYNSDGDPNSFSNTELEEMQLMWQRVAEDFAPFNINVTTEEPTDLGDLINTGGGDTRWGIRAVMTDNLNLDTGNPIINAGGGGTAYLDTFNSDFDEVALVFNGGAYAGGETISHEVGHTLGLDHDGQTPSTEYYGGHGTGETSWAPIMGAGFAEGVDDNVTQWTKASEYYNGNRTEDDLTIITTNNGFDYRIDDHGNINDTATGLASNNLNSFGIIERNTDIDIFSFNITTGTINFNIFPSSRALISDGLGGFTTEYLDSYGPNLDIWAGIYNSAGSLIAQSNPLDALSASFTDLFLSAGQYFLHIDGVGTGNPLSSTPTGYTDYGSLGQYSLSGTFLPQGANTISIDKTTDGTETGLTNTVFTITRGGDVSGALTVNYTLTGSATSGLDYAGDTIGTVNFAPDATTATIILPTIDDSDPDLDETIIASIETPLDYILVGSNTATATITDNDTLIFTNNTSIIIDSNGTNPYPSSINVSSVEGTISNIVVVLNSVSHTWAGDLDILLVGPTGATTILMSDIGEGTSIDGVTFNFDANALTPIDDTNVGVDGTYQPNNLVGLDETEGVIDPFPTPAPSGDHGTNLGTFFETDPNGIWSLYVVDDFPSEDDGFISGWSLIFEVQPIIPIINLSESQTVVEGFTNPQNVSYTVSLSSVTTETVIVEYFTANGSASDGLDYTQTSGILTFSPGEITKTIDIPILNDFLNEPDENFTLTLTNPANGTLGNAVSTTTITDTLSASVTTTLPPNVENLTLTGIGDINGTGNTGNNVILGNSGNNRLNGVDGNDTLIGLGGNDTLTGGIGNDSMIGGTENDTYYVDAIGDQVVESSSQGNDTVRSTITYTLGTNVEYLVLEGTGNINGTGNTLRNNITGNNLNNLLSGGEGNDTLNGRGGNDTLTGGIGNDSMIGGTGNDTYYVDATGDQVVELSNEGTDTVLSSITYTLETNVEDLILTGAGNINGTGNTLNNSIFGNDGNNNLVGGDGNDYVDGGVGNDTLNGGNGNDYIYDAGYGIGQNNLFGGDGNDTLTGGDGNDTLTGGDGNDSMIGGTGNDTYYVDATGDQVVELLSEGNDTVRSTITYTLGTNVEYLVLEGTGNINGTGNTLRNNITGNNLNNLLTGGEGNDTLNGRGGNDTLTGGIGNDSMIGGTGNDTFYVDATGDQVGENANEGTDTVRSTITYTLGANVENLVLEGTANINGTGNTLNNSLTGNNFNNLLTGGTGNDTLNGRGGDDTLTGGIGNDSMIGGTGNDTFYIDATGDQVGENANEGTDTVRSTITYTLGANVENLVLEGATNINGTGNTLNNSLTGNNLDNLLNGGTGNDTVNGRGGNDTLTGGIGNDSMIGGTGNDTFYVDATGDQVGENANEGTDTVRSTITYTLGANVENLVLEGATNINGTGNTLNNSLTGNNLDNTLTGGEGNDTLNGRGGNDTLTGGLGNDSLIGGTGADSFRFTTVNEGVDTITDFSVSDDTILVRRNGFGGGLSLGTLPLNQFRVGSSATASTDRFIYNSSSGAFFFDSDGNGATGAVQIATLSTGLAMTNQDIVVV
- a CDS encoding type II toxin-antitoxin system HicA family toxin, with translation MLATRKDWIKYLEIKSFYLLREGGNHSIYTNNNKIIPVRRHKIFDRITVNQICK